One Rhodospirillaceae bacterium genomic window, GGCCTGCGCCGTCCGGCGCCCCTGCCGATGCCGATCCGGATTCTCCCGCCGTATGACTGCCGCCCCACGCCTTGCGCCGATCTTTCGGGTCGCCCTCTGGATGGTCGGCACCTTCACCTCGCTGCTCTCGATGGCGGTGGCGGGGCGGGAGCTCGCCGCGGAGATCACGATCTTCCAACTGCTGTTCTGGCGCGGCGTCGTCGGGCTGGCCGTCATCATGCTGCTGTTTCAGGTCACCGGCGGCTGGCGGCATCTGCGCACGCAGAAATTTGCCACCCACGGCGCGCGGAGCGTCGTGCATCTCGGCGCGCAATACGCCTGGTTCTACGCCATTGCCTTTATCCCGCTCGCCGAGGTGTTCGCGCTGGAATTCACGACGCCGATCTGGACCCTGATCCTGGCCGCGCTGATCCTGGGCGAGAGGATCACGGTCGTGCGCGTGGCGGCGGTCATCCTCGGCTTCGCCGGGGTGCTGATCATCCTGCGGCCCGGCATCTCGCCGGTCGGCCTGCCGCAGATCGCGGCCCTGCTGTCGGCGCTCGGATTCGCCTTCTCGACCTACGTCATGACCCGCCGGCTGATGCGCACCGATACGCCCCTGACCATGCTGTTCTGGATGGTGGCGATCCAGACGCCGCTGGCGCTGTTCGCCGGCCTCGACGCCTGGGTCTGGCCGGCGGGCTGGAGCTGGGGCTGGATCGCGGTGGTCGGCGTCGGCAGCCTGACCGCGCATTACTGCATGGCCCGCGCCCTCAGCTTGGTCGACGCCAATGTCGTCGTGCCGATGGATTTTTTCCGGCTGCCGCTCGCCGTGCTCGTCGGCTGGCTGGCCTACGCGGAGATCATCGACATCTGGGTCGCGCTCGGCGCGGTCGTCATCTTCGCCGGCAACTATCTCAACGTCCGGGCCGAGACCCGGAAGACCCGGCAGGCTCAATAGCTCTTCGGCAGGCCGAGCGCCTTTTCGGCGATGTGGCTGAGGATCAGCTCGCGCGAGACCGGCGCGATCCGGCAGATCATGACTTCGCGCAGCAGCCGCTCGACATGGAATTCCTTGGCGTAGCCCATGCCGCCATGGGCCAGCACGGCGCGCTCGCAGGCCCGGAAGCCGGCCTCGGCGCCGAGATATTTCGCGGCGTTGCACTGCGGGCCGCAGGGCTTGCCGGCGTCGTACATCCGGGCGGCATGGAGCACGGTGAGCCAGGCCGCCTCCAGTTCCGCCCAGCTTTCGGCGAGCGGGTGCTGGACCGCCTGATTCTGCCCGATCGGCCGGCCGAACACGATGCGCTCCCTGGCATAGCCCGCGGCGCGGCGCAGCGCCTGTTGGCCGATGCCGATCGCCTCGGCAGCGACCAGGCAGCGCTCGGGGTTGAGGCCGTGGAGCAGGCATTCGAAGCCCTGGCCCTCTGCCCCGATCCGGTCCTCGGCCGGCACCTTGAGCCCCTCGATGAACAGCATGTTCGAATCGACCGCCTTGCGGCCCATCTTGTCGATCTCCCGCACCTCGATCCGCTCGCGGTCCAGCTCGGTGAAGAACAGCGTCAGCCCGTCGGTCGGCCGCTTGCAGTCCTCGCGCGGCGTCGTGCGGGTGAGCAGCAGGATGCGGTCGGCAACCTGGGCGGTCGACGTCCAGATCTTCTCGCCGGAGATCGCGTAGCCGGCGTTGCTCTGCGGCCCGGTCCGCACCGCGCGGGTCCGGATGTTGGTCGTGTCCAGCCCGGCGTTCGGCTCGGTAACGGCGAAGCAGGCCCGGGTCCGGCCGGCGATCAGGTCGGGCAGCCAGCGCTGCTTCTGTTCCCCGGTGCCGAACACGACGATCGGGTGCGGCCCGAA contains:
- a CDS encoding acyl-CoA/acyl-ACP dehydrogenase, translated to MDHSLTEDQQRIEDAVGAICDRFDDAFWLERDRDGGFPFEFHAAMAEGGWLGIAMPEAQGGAALGIAEAAVMMRRVAQSAGAMAACSSIHMNIFGPHPIVVFGTGEQKQRWLPDLIAGRTRACFAVTEPNAGLDTTNIRTRAVRTGPQSNAGYAISGEKIWTSTAQVADRILLLTRTTPREDCKRPTDGLTLFFTELDRERIEVREIDKMGRKAVDSNMLFIEGLKVPAEDRIGAEGQGFECLLHGLNPERCLVAAEAIGIGQQALRRAAGYARERIVFGRPIGQNQAVQHPLAESWAELEAAWLTVLHAARMYDAGKPCGPQCNAAKYLGAEAGFRACERAVLAHGGMGYAKEFHVERLLREVMICRIAPVSRELILSHIAEKALGLPKSY
- a CDS encoding DMT family transporter; translated protein: MTAAPRLAPIFRVALWMVGTFTSLLSMAVAGRELAAEITIFQLLFWRGVVGLAVIMLLFQVTGGWRHLRTQKFATHGARSVVHLGAQYAWFYAIAFIPLAEVFALEFTTPIWTLILAALILGERITVVRVAAVILGFAGVLIILRPGISPVGLPQIAALLSALGFAFSTYVMTRRLMRTDTPLTMLFWMVAIQTPLALFAGLDAWVWPAGWSWGWIAVVGVGSLTAHYCMARALSLVDANVVVPMDFFRLPLAVLVGWLAYAEIIDIWVALGAVVIFAGNYLNVRAETRKTRQAQ